From a single Shewanella donghaensis genomic region:
- a CDS encoding HopJ type III effector protein, whose amino-acid sequence MTDITATQADIVSFIEKLTQQTETNKKEGCIRFEDSMALIEAHYEFTPNAFTNGKQVNVAGENSGSCKLFSFAHSHQLTQLQTLRLFGQYYLDVLNTPEGNDHQNIRQFIINGWAGVSFSQSALALKE is encoded by the coding sequence ATGACTGACATTACTGCCACACAAGCTGATATTGTAAGCTTTATTGAAAAACTGACTCAACAAACTGAAACCAACAAGAAAGAGGGCTGTATACGCTTTGAAGATAGTATGGCGCTGATAGAAGCTCACTATGAATTTACTCCTAATGCCTTTACTAATGGCAAGCAAGTTAATGTAGCGGGTGAAAATTCAGGATCATGTAAATTATTCTCATTTGCCCACTCCCACCAGTTAACCCAGCTGCAAACTCTACGATTATTTGGCCAATATTACCTTGATGTTTTGAATACACCAGAAGGCAATGACCATCAAAATATTCGTCAGTTCATCATTAATGGTTGGGCTGGGGTCAGCTTTTCTCAGTCTGCTTTAGCTTTGAAAGAGTAG
- a CDS encoding GGDEF domain-containing protein, which produces MDAFTLLISTALASAIMFITLFSLYLTSKKDRSLIDWAIAGLLFFLSNMIGLIFFFSSVPFGMWPAALANMCYVLAHLALLVGVRRHLGLKPQWKYAFILSFFVFMFHFIPGFLDSVTHRILFIYPLLIVINVTIVSTLLFVKKKDFRAVYYPFILAEIIFLVQQLARFLVVAFDRQFPLTLAGNELLQTSGTLSVFAFISLITMSCGLIVFRKQEVALRQVSNTDQLTGWMNRRALNSIAEREFELGKLKIGKFSLIMIDIDHFKKINDKYGHQCGDLAIKHITQIASDSMRHSDYLFRFGGEEFLLMFNNIDLNMLNVLSQRLKQQVVKSPLEYKEELISMTISIGFAMQTDLDDNWEILLNRADLALYHSKNEGRNKVSVHDGIECVLLHN; this is translated from the coding sequence ATGGATGCTTTTACTCTTCTTATTTCTACAGCACTTGCTAGTGCTATTATGTTTATTACTCTATTTTCGCTATACCTAACGAGTAAAAAAGATCGTAGTTTAATTGATTGGGCGATAGCAGGTCTTCTGTTTTTTCTTAGTAACATGATTGGCTTAATTTTTTTCTTTAGCTCTGTTCCATTTGGTATGTGGCCTGCTGCATTAGCCAACATGTGTTACGTTTTGGCTCATTTAGCTCTATTAGTTGGAGTTAGACGACATTTAGGGCTAAAACCACAATGGAAATATGCCTTTATCCTTTCTTTTTTTGTTTTTATGTTTCATTTTATTCCTGGTTTTTTAGACTCTGTAACCCACCGAATACTATTTATTTATCCTTTATTAATTGTCATCAATGTAACTATTGTGTCGACGCTTTTATTTGTTAAGAAAAAAGACTTTCGAGCCGTATATTATCCATTTATTCTCGCTGAAATAATATTTTTGGTACAACAGCTAGCCCGGTTTCTAGTGGTCGCATTTGATAGGCAATTTCCGTTAACTCTAGCAGGTAATGAACTATTACAAACATCAGGTACTCTATCAGTTTTTGCTTTTATATCATTAATCACAATGTCATGTGGCTTAATTGTTTTTCGTAAACAGGAGGTAGCTTTACGTCAAGTATCAAATACAGATCAATTAACTGGATGGATGAACAGAAGAGCCTTGAACTCTATTGCCGAAAGGGAATTTGAATTGGGGAAATTGAAAATTGGTAAATTCAGTTTAATCATGATTGATATAGATCACTTCAAAAAAATAAATGATAAATATGGTCATCAATGTGGTGATTTAGCTATAAAACATATTACCCAGATAGCTAGTGACTCGATGAGGCATAGTGACTACTTGTTCCGATTTGGTGGTGAAGAGTTTCTTTTGATGTTCAATAATATTGACCTAAACATGCTTAATGTTTTATCTCAACGTTTGAAACAACAAGTTGTAAAATCACCACTGGAATATAAAGAGGAGCTAATATCTATGACTATTAGTATTGGTTTTGCTATGCAAACTGATCTAGATGATAATTGGGAGATATTGCTTAACAGAGCAGATTTAGCACTCTACCACTCTAAAAATGAAGGGCGAAATAAAGTGAGCGTTCATGATGGTATTGAATGTGTTTTATTACATAATTAA
- a CDS encoding cupin domain-containing protein — MFNMDFSQRIVIDTNKLDWDKSPAPGVWRKRLAREEAERGHATSVVKYDAGASFSSHPHPLGEEILVLSGVFSDETGDYPAGTYIRNPEGFSHAPFSEQGCELLVKLHQFQPSDIAQVRIDTNNTDWLPGQGLLQVMPLHQHLTESTALVFWPAGCQFQPHRHFGGEEIYVISGEFIDEFGRYPAGTWIRSPHLSQHNPYVEQDTVILVKVGHLILG; from the coding sequence ATGTTTAATATGGATTTTAGCCAACGCATTGTCATCGATACCAATAAGCTTGATTGGGATAAAAGTCCTGCTCCTGGAGTATGGCGTAAAAGACTGGCCAGAGAAGAAGCTGAACGCGGTCATGCTACTAGTGTGGTTAAGTATGATGCAGGTGCGAGCTTTTCATCTCATCCGCATCCATTAGGTGAAGAAATATTAGTCCTATCTGGAGTGTTTTCAGATGAAACGGGCGATTATCCCGCTGGGACCTATATTCGTAACCCCGAAGGTTTTAGTCATGCCCCTTTTAGTGAACAGGGCTGCGAGTTACTGGTAAAACTTCATCAATTTCAACCCAGTGATATTGCGCAAGTACGGATAGATACCAATAACACAGATTGGCTACCAGGGCAGGGGCTGCTGCAAGTTATGCCACTTCATCAGCATCTTACAGAATCAACAGCATTAGTATTTTGGCCCGCAGGTTGCCAATTTCAGCCCCATCGTCACTTTGGTGGTGAAGAGATATATGTCATCAGTGGTGAATTCATTGACGAGTTTGGGCGTTATCCTGCTGGTACTTGGATCCGCAGTCCACACCTAAGCCAGCATAATCCCTATGTTGAGCAAGATACCGTGATTTTGGTTAAAGTGGGGCATTTGATATTAGGTTAA
- a CDS encoding NapC/NirT family cytochrome c encodes MEKLKALLSTVWRVIKKPSVHYSLGFLVIGGFIAGVIFWGAFNTALEMSSTEEFCSSCHQNVYEEMKPTIHFTNRSGVRATCHDCHVPHKWTDKIARKMQASKEIWADLVGTIDTPEKFEAKRRELAGHEWRRLKANNSLECRNCHEYDYMDFTRQSDRAANMHSKYLESGEQTCIDCHKGIAHQLPDMEGVEGW; translated from the coding sequence ATGGAAAAGCTAAAAGCATTATTAAGTACCGTGTGGCGAGTAATTAAAAAGCCTAGTGTTCATTACAGTTTAGGCTTCTTAGTTATCGGGGGCTTTATAGCGGGTGTCATATTTTGGGGGGCCTTTAATACTGCATTAGAAATGTCGAGCACTGAAGAATTCTGTAGTAGTTGTCATCAAAATGTTTACGAAGAAATGAAACCTACCATTCATTTCACCAATCGCAGTGGTGTAAGAGCGACTTGCCATGATTGTCATGTGCCCCATAAATGGACCGATAAAATTGCACGAAAAATGCAAGCTTCTAAAGAAATATGGGCAGACTTAGTCGGCACCATTGATACTCCTGAAAAATTTGAAGCAAAACGTCGTGAGCTTGCTGGACATGAATGGCGTAGATTAAAAGCCAATAACTCACTCGAATGTCGAAATTGTCATGAATACGATTATATGGACTTCACTCGCCAATCAGATAGGGCAGCTAATATGCACTCAAAGTATTTAGAGAGCGGCGAACAAACCTGTATTGATTGCCACAAAGGTATTGCCCATCAACTACCAGATATGGAAGGCGTTGAAGGCTGGTAA
- a CDS encoding sulfatase-like hydrolase/transferase, whose translation MFKKASIALSIIFCCCGQATNVSYAANEDVTLEAKKQPNILLIIADDAGYQDFGFQGSKVMKTPELDKLAEQSVQFSQAYVSAAVCGPSRAGLFTGKYQQRFGFEENNVPGYMSSAGLLADDMGLPIDQLTMADHLKSLGYQTALIGKWHQGSADRFHPLKRGFDSFYGFRSGARSYFSYDNQGIEYSKHDRLERNLAQFEEPQKYLTDLFADETSAVIELQAKQSAPFFTVLSFSAVHTPMEAKSEDLAMFEHLSGNRKSLAAMNFAMDRAVGQVMDKLNQLKIADNTLVVFMNDNGGPTDLSSANNYPLSGTKASHFEGGIRIPFLMRWPDKLTAQSHYQQPISTLDLLPTFYQAAGGNLATLDEIDGVDLMPFLTAETQVLATDNQSSTHIQAQTRPHPNLYWKKENRGAIRSGDWKLMRFPDRPAELFNLANDPSELNNLASQQPDKVKQLYKALFQWELELERPSWQLKRKFEGAAMERMDKFRIHQAQ comes from the coding sequence ATGTTTAAAAAGGCAAGCATTGCGTTAAGCATTATTTTTTGTTGCTGTGGTCAAGCTACCAATGTCAGTTATGCAGCAAATGAAGATGTGACTTTGGAAGCAAAAAAACAACCCAATATTTTACTGATTATTGCCGATGATGCAGGTTATCAAGATTTTGGTTTTCAAGGCAGTAAAGTGATGAAAACCCCTGAACTCGATAAGCTTGCTGAGCAAAGTGTTCAGTTTTCACAAGCCTATGTGTCAGCGGCTGTTTGCGGCCCATCTCGAGCGGGGTTGTTTACTGGTAAATATCAACAACGCTTTGGCTTTGAAGAAAACAATGTCCCTGGTTATATGAGTTCGGCAGGTCTGCTGGCTGATGATATGGGCTTGCCTATCGATCAATTAACCATGGCAGATCATTTAAAGTCACTAGGTTATCAAACGGCGTTAATAGGTAAATGGCACCAAGGCAGTGCTGACAGGTTTCATCCGTTAAAACGTGGTTTTGATAGCTTCTATGGTTTCAGAAGTGGTGCTCGGAGCTATTTTTCTTATGATAATCAAGGGATCGAATATAGTAAGCATGATCGATTAGAACGAAACTTGGCCCAGTTCGAAGAACCTCAAAAGTACCTCACTGATCTATTCGCTGATGAAACTTCAGCGGTTATTGAACTGCAGGCTAAGCAGTCAGCCCCCTTTTTTACCGTATTATCATTTTCTGCTGTGCACACGCCAATGGAAGCAAAGTCAGAAGATTTGGCCATGTTTGAACACTTATCTGGTAATCGAAAATCACTCGCAGCAATGAATTTTGCCATGGATAGAGCGGTTGGGCAGGTAATGGATAAACTTAACCAGCTTAAGATTGCTGATAATACCTTAGTGGTTTTTATGAATGATAATGGCGGACCTACGGATTTAAGTAGCGCGAATAATTATCCGCTAAGTGGCACTAAAGCCAGTCATTTTGAAGGTGGGATTAGGATCCCATTCTTAATGCGCTGGCCAGATAAGTTAACGGCACAGAGTCATTATCAACAGCCTATTTCCACATTAGACTTATTGCCAACATTTTACCAAGCTGCTGGTGGTAACCTAGCGACGCTAGACGAAATTGATGGTGTCGATTTAATGCCTTTTTTGACAGCAGAGACTCAGGTGTTGGCAACTGATAATCAGAGTTCAACTCATATTCAAGCTCAAACTCGGCCACACCCAAATCTATATTGGAAAAAAGAAAATCGCGGTGCAATTCGAAGTGGTGATTGGAAGCTGATGCGCTTTCCTGATCGCCCCGCAGAGCTGTTTAACTTGGCTAATGACCCTTCTGAATTGAACAACTTAGCGAGTCAGCAACCAGATAAAGTGAAGCAGTTATATAAAGCACTATTTCAATGGGAGCTAGAGCTTGAACGACCAAGTTGGCAACTGAAACGTAAGTTTGAAGGTGCCGCCATGGAGCGGATGGATAAATTTCGAATTCACCAAGCGCAGTAA